The Infirmifilum lucidum DNA segment GACTCGCTCAAGAGGTCTTGACCCGCACCATAGAGCTTGTATACCTTACTAACCTTCTCCGTTGCTTCGACAAATATGTCCCATGCGAGCTTGTGAATTTCGGGGCTGTCCTCCCCCTTCTGGTGAGTCATGAGAAGTTGAAGGTCGTCGCCTACATGGAATACGTAGTAGTCAAGTATTAAACCTGTCTCCTTGGCTTCTTGAAGCTTTTTTCTAGCCAACTCTTCGTGTTTTGGATGAACCACAACGTGTCCTGCGATGCTGCCGATGTCTGCCTTAATAAGAGATATTGTTACCTTCATATATGATCCACTATGCTAGGCTTATTTATAATTGTACCTGAATAATTTTGTATGATAACTCTTGGCATAGCTTGCTCAGTCACTATGGCAAGAAACTGTAAACTTTTTCTACTGCATCAAAGCCATTAATAACGTACATGCCGGAAATCACTTGCCCCAAGTGTTCAAGGAAATTTAATGTGGAGATAAGCCAGGAGAGAATCTTGCTAGCACGCAAAAACCCTCTAAGAACCGCGGCGATACTCATCCCCCATGAAGACCATGAGGCTATAGTTTTCGTAGACGCCGAAGGACACGTAGTCCGCGTAGAATGGTCAAGCGCCCCAGCGAAGGGGATCGTTAACTCTTTGCTGGAGGTGCCTGTGCCAGCTAGCAAGGCTCCCGAACCCAAGAACCTGGATACACTTGAGTGGTTAATTCTCGCGATG contains these protein-coding regions:
- a CDS encoding MarR family transcriptional regulator is translated as MPEITCPKCSRKFNVEISQERILLARKNPLRTAAILIPHEDHEAIVFVDAEGHVVRVEWSSAPAKGIVNSLLEVPVPASKAPEPKNLDTLEWLILAMCDGRRSLQEICEALGITLGTGRLVVERLRSRGYIEKVITKLRVS